Proteins encoded together in one Chryseobacterium sp. G0201 window:
- a CDS encoding ribonuclease Z has product MSTYLTILGFNSAIPTVNTSPTSQLLEMEERCFLIDCGEGTQVQLRKAKARFSKINHIFISHLHGDHCFGLPGLIASFRLLGRDTPLHVYGPKGIKNMLETIFTITETHRGFEVVYHELDKNYSEKIYEDARVEVYTIPLDHRIYCNGYLFKEKPKDRHLNMKEIAKYDEIETCDYHNIKAGKDFVLSDGYVLKNEVLTVDPTPCVSYAFCSDTRYLESVIPIIKNVTVLYHESTFLHDLKEMADYTGHSTALEAATIAQKAEVGKLILGHFSNRYGDLTVFTDEARTIFTNTFLPKALESVKI; this is encoded by the coding sequence TTGAGTACTTATTTAACGATATTAGGCTTTAATTCAGCGATTCCCACAGTGAATACATCACCTACATCTCAGCTTTTAGAAATGGAAGAAAGATGTTTCCTGATAGATTGTGGAGAAGGAACGCAGGTACAATTAAGGAAAGCAAAAGCGAGATTTTCAAAGATCAATCATATTTTTATTTCGCATCTTCACGGGGATCATTGTTTTGGTCTTCCGGGGTTGATCGCGTCTTTCAGATTGTTGGGACGTGACACTCCTTTGCATGTTTATGGTCCGAAAGGAATTAAAAATATGCTTGAAACGATCTTTACTATTACAGAAACCCACCGCGGATTTGAAGTAGTTTATCATGAATTAGATAAAAATTATTCAGAAAAGATCTACGAAGACGCTAGGGTAGAGGTTTATACAATTCCTTTAGATCACAGAATTTACTGTAACGGTTATCTTTTTAAAGAAAAACCGAAAGACAGGCATCTTAATATGAAAGAAATCGCAAAGTATGACGAAATAGAAACATGTGATTACCATAACATAAAAGCAGGAAAAGATTTTGTGTTGAGTGATGGGTATGTTCTTAAAAATGAAGTATTGACAGTTGATCCCACTCCGTGTGTTTCTTACGCATTTTGCAGTGATACGAGATATCTTGAAAGTGTAATTCCGATTATTAAAAATGTAACGGTTTTGTATCACGAATCTACCTTTTTACATGATTTAAAAGAAATGGCAGATTATACAGGACATTCAACGGCTTTGGAAGCGGCGACAATTGCCCAGAAAGCTGAAGTTGGAAAGCTTATTTTAGGACATTTTTCTAACAGATATGGCGATTTAACAGTATTCACCGACGAAGCCAGAACTATTTTTACCAATACATTTTTACCAAAAGCTTTGGAAAGTGTAAAAATTTAA
- a CDS encoding TIGR02757 family protein: MLNFEELKSFLDEKADQYNNPDFIENDPIQIPHRFALKQDIEIAGFLSATISWGNRKAIIKSAEKMLDIMGNSPYDFVMNYSEKDLESIQDKSIHRTFNGHDFTYFIKQFNRIYKENGSLEDLFLIKNSETNFSHSIERFRTQFLGIEKHRIHKHVSSPYKNSSTKRIIMFLRWMVRQDKRGVDFGIWESIDQKYLSIPLDVHTGNISRKLGLISRTQNDWKTVEELDVIIRKFDETDPAKYDFALFGLGVTKELI, from the coding sequence ATGTTGAATTTTGAAGAGCTAAAAAGCTTTTTAGACGAAAAAGCCGATCAATACAATAATCCGGATTTTATTGAAAATGATCCGATACAGATTCCGCATCGTTTTGCTTTGAAACAGGATATTGAAATTGCGGGATTTTTATCGGCAACAATTTCCTGGGGAAACAGAAAAGCGATCATTAAATCAGCGGAAAAAATGCTCGATATCATGGGGAATTCTCCTTATGATTTTGTGATGAATTATTCTGAAAAAGACTTAGAATCTATTCAGGATAAAAGTATTCACAGAACATTCAATGGTCATGATTTCACTTATTTTATCAAGCAATTCAACAGAATTTATAAAGAAAATGGAAGTTTGGAGGATTTATTTTTAATTAAAAATTCCGAAACCAATTTTTCTCATTCCATTGAAAGATTCAGAACGCAATTTCTTGGAATTGAAAAACACAGAATACACAAACATGTAAGTTCACCTTATAAAAATTCTTCCACCAAGAGGATCATTATGTTTTTACGTTGGATGGTTCGTCAGGACAAACGTGGTGTGGATTTTGGTATTTGGGAGAGTATTGATCAAAAATACCTATCGATTCCTTTGGATGTTCATACAGGAAATATTTCCAGAAAATTGGGATTAATTTCCAGAACTCAAAACGATTGGAAAACGGTAGAAGAACTTGATGTGATAATCAGAAAATTTGATGAAACAGATCCTGCAAAATATGATTTTGCATTGTTTGGATTAGGCGTTACGAAAGAGTTAATATAA
- a CDS encoding DUF1003 domain-containing protein produces MKKDEEKIDVLEKIANGITWWIGSIPSLIAHTIFFITSFLLPLLKIVEFDKMLLILTTVVSLEAIYLAIFIQMSVNKSHEKIEDIQEDIEDIQEDIEEISEDIEEISEDIEEINEDIEDIQEDIEEINEDEEDEDHNERAKNVMLKSHVNSNKNEIKSLKDQISELQNMIDQLKKD; encoded by the coding sequence ATGAAAAAAGACGAAGAAAAAATAGATGTATTAGAGAAAATCGCCAATGGAATTACCTGGTGGATCGGTTCGATTCCGTCACTTATTGCGCATACGATATTTTTTATCACTTCTTTTTTGCTGCCTTTATTGAAGATTGTAGAATTTGACAAAATGCTTTTGATCCTTACCACGGTAGTGTCTTTGGAAGCGATTTATCTTGCAATTTTTATCCAGATGTCAGTGAATAAGAGTCATGAAAAAATTGAAGACATTCAGGAAGATATTGAAGATATTCAGGAAGATATTGAAGAGATCAGTGAGGATATCGAAGAAATTAGTGAAGACATTGAAGAAATTAACGAAGATATTGAGGACATTCAGGAAGATATCGAAGAGATCAATGAAGATGAGGAAGATGAAGATCACAATGAACGGGCTAAAAATGTAATGCTTAAAAGCCATGTTAATTCTAATAAAAATGAAATAAAATCATTGAAAGATCAGATTTCCGAGCTTCAGAATATGATAGATCAATTAAAAAAGGATTAA
- a CDS encoding choice-of-anchor L domain-containing protein has translation MSQRKAPKPIITSVNKKAGVFIDVNATGYAPSTYSAEQLVKDILINGGSTCSVPNVSNVTVAPNQPLTNNDRFWGYFHRGTTNFPFKDGIVLTTGRAREAGNVAQTPSTSVTGAGMNDPDLVAAVPITSPTDNYNDNVMLEFDFVPNSNQVKFNYLFASEEYTGSFPCQYSDAFALLIKPVSGGPYVNVAVLPGAAGPVSMTNIHPVVPGTPPFGCPAINEMYFAGYNSSPKVVTNYNGRTVPLTAIADVTPGVAYHFKMVLSDYRDSSYDSAVFIEGGSFDIGIKLVDNTGAVLPASLNVCDNAPQTLVAQVSGITGATYQWYFNNGTTTVAIPGATTSTYVATAPGIYTIKVSVPGNTCPAEAKITIVGGTTPVAQNATLKLCTTPTNSTFDLNTAKPLISTTTGAVFRFYPTQAGAQAQDNTFIPNAGLASYNGTDGQVLYVVVSNGAFCSKTVTLTLRKEATPIAVLGASKVKICNGESVTLTASGGVTYQWNTISGTGAVQTVSPSQTTTYTVYAIGAQGCKSLQPATITVEVVPAITSNVKGGIICIGDKITLDAGVGPNYSYIWSNAATTQTITVGTPGIYTVTITNGVCTKIFTAEVIQATVPEIKNINYNDNGTMIITAAATNGQMEYSVDNGVTWQDSNMFTNVPKNSVISIRVRVKKTSCETFLEYFTFVMQNVITPNGDNLNDKIDFRGVSSYKDFKASVFDRYGREVYKAEKIRPYWDGFFQGKRLPTSSYWYQITFEDPASKQLTLKTGWILLKNIE, from the coding sequence TTGTCACAGAGGAAAGCCCCTAAACCCATAATAACATCGGTCAATAAAAAAGCCGGAGTTTTTATAGATGTAAACGCAACGGGTTATGCACCTTCTACGTACAGTGCAGAGCAACTTGTGAAGGATATTCTTATTAATGGAGGATCAACCTGTTCAGTACCTAACGTATCAAATGTAACGGTAGCTCCTAACCAGCCACTAACCAATAATGATAGGTTCTGGGGATATTTCCACAGAGGAACTACAAATTTCCCCTTTAAAGATGGAATTGTTTTAACGACAGGTCGTGCCAGAGAGGCAGGAAATGTAGCGCAAACTCCTAGTACGTCTGTAACAGGCGCAGGAATGAATGATCCTGATTTAGTAGCGGCAGTTCCTATTACCAGCCCTACTGATAATTATAACGATAATGTCATGCTGGAGTTTGATTTTGTGCCCAACTCTAATCAGGTAAAGTTTAACTATCTTTTTGCTTCTGAAGAATATACAGGTAGTTTTCCATGCCAATATTCAGATGCATTTGCTTTATTGATCAAACCTGTTTCAGGTGGTCCTTATGTAAATGTAGCTGTTTTACCGGGAGCTGCCGGCCCTGTAAGCATGACCAATATACATCCTGTAGTACCTGGAACGCCTCCTTTTGGCTGTCCTGCTATCAATGAAATGTATTTTGCTGGTTATAACTCGTCACCTAAAGTGGTAACTAATTATAACGGTAGAACAGTTCCGTTGACGGCAATAGCAGATGTAACTCCAGGAGTTGCTTACCATTTTAAAATGGTCTTGTCGGATTATAGAGATTCTAGTTACGATTCTGCTGTATTTATTGAAGGTGGATCTTTTGATATAGGTATTAAACTTGTTGACAATACCGGAGCTGTATTACCTGCATCTTTAAATGTGTGCGATAATGCTCCTCAGACTCTAGTGGCTCAGGTTTCAGGTATAACGGGAGCTACATACCAATGGTATTTCAATAATGGTACAACTACAGTAGCAATACCGGGAGCAACAACTTCAACGTATGTTGCAACTGCACCGGGTATTTATACTATTAAGGTTAGCGTTCCGGGAAATACATGTCCGGCCGAAGCAAAAATAACTATAGTTGGAGGTACAACTCCGGTGGCACAGAATGCTACATTAAAACTTTGTACAACTCCTACAAATAGTACATTTGATTTAAATACAGCTAAACCATTAATAAGTACAACTACAGGTGCTGTCTTTCGTTTCTACCCAACTCAGGCAGGAGCGCAGGCTCAAGACAATACTTTTATTCCTAATGCTGGTTTAGCCAGTTATAACGGAACGGATGGACAGGTTTTATATGTCGTTGTTTCCAATGGAGCTTTCTGTAGTAAAACAGTTACTTTAACTTTAAGAAAAGAAGCTACTCCAATAGCTGTACTTGGTGCTTCAAAAGTTAAAATATGTAATGGAGAATCTGTAACTTTAACGGCTTCCGGAGGTGTAACTTATCAATGGAATACTATTTCAGGTACAGGAGCAGTGCAAACTGTTAGTCCAAGCCAGACTACAACATACACCGTATATGCAATAGGAGCACAGGGATGTAAATCTTTACAGCCTGCTACGATAACAGTAGAGGTAGTACCTGCTATTACATCAAATGTTAAAGGAGGAATTATCTGTATAGGAGATAAAATTACTTTAGACGCGGGAGTAGGTCCTAATTACAGTTATATTTGGAGTAATGCTGCAACTACACAAACTATTACGGTAGGTACACCGGGAATTTATACGGTGACAATCACGAATGGTGTTTGTACTAAAATATTTACTGCAGAAGTAATTCAGGCTACAGTTCCGGAGATCAAAAATATTAATTACAATGATAACGGAACAATGATCATTACAGCAGCAGCTACAAATGGTCAGATGGAATATTCTGTAGACAACGGAGTAACCTGGCAGGATTCTAATATGTTTACCAATGTTCCTAAAAACTCAGTAATTTCTATTAGAGTAAGAGTGAAGAAAACAAGTTGTGAGACATTTTTAGAATATTTCACATTTGTAATGCAAAACGTAATTACACCAAACGGAGATAATCTGAATGATAAAATTGATTTCCGTGGAGTGAGCAGTTATAAAGATTTCAAAGCAAGTGTATTCGACCGTTATGGACGTGAAGTATATAAAGCTGAAAAAATCAGACCATATTGGGACGGTTTCTTCCAAGGTAAACGTTTACCAACTTCATCTTATTGGTATCAGATTACTTTTGAAGATCCTGCAAGCAAGCAGCTGACTCTAAAAACTGGCTGGATACTGTTGAAAAACATTGAATAA
- a CDS encoding choice-of-anchor L domain-containing protein, translating into MLNWRTRSLFFALLLILIGNSAFSQNKRIEKAKNPTSVSMKAGAFIDINAAGYPETNFSVEQLVKNVLIAGGSTCSTANVSNVVVSPNLSVSDLNRSWGYFNKGTTNFPFEKGIVLTTGFARRAGNDFQGTLSDHLTTGGDVDLANALGVPNSQLNDATFIEFDFVPTSTEVKFRYIFASKEYFDNFTCNISDGFALLLKKSTDPNYTNLALLPNGTPVSVTNIIPSSLPCGPKNEQYFGGLNNPQIQTNFNGRTVPLTATATVIPGQTYHFKMVLADYQDRNFDSGVFLEAGSFDIGVKILDPAGVALPGSINVCDNTPTVLTASANIPGATYVWLLGTTPIPGATSISYTATQPGIYTVQVFIPGNSCPGTASVTIVGGTSPTVQNATLTACYAPGNAIFNLTSAQASISTTPGATFAYYTTLADANAGNANTIPTPTAYPSAGGTVYVQVKTGFCAKVAELQLVKAPQMTATIAPPTVLTCTNSQITLNASTSVYPTGSTFNWTTVGGNIVSGGNTLTPVINNAGTYTLTITKNYQPGNLNCTATATVTVTGDSAPPATGLTATKVLICAGESVTLTATGGATYNWQGGLPGNGNTQVVTPATTTTYTVTAVGANGCVSQNPATITIVVSQPITVQNATLLKCYQPGNIIYDLTSAQPQITSAGTATFAYYLLQADANAGNANTIPTPTAYPSAANQTIYVLVKNGGCSYVVTLQLVRTAETTLTIATPQTITCTTNQVTINAGASVIPAGSTIAWTTVGGNIVSGANTLTPAVNAGGTYTLTVSNVTQPGNLTCTYTATVTVIENKTIPVAGLTSSVAQICVGESVTLTATGGATYNWGTLPGSGNTQVVSPTTTTVYTVFAIGANGCISATPATVTVIVGPPTAGVSANKSKICVGESVTLTATGGITYNWVGLTGNGNTQIVSPTVTTEYSVYALGGNGCSSVLPAKITIEVVPAIVSTLQDVFVCVGDKGILDAGAGPNYTYLWSNGATTQTISTDVVGTYSVTISNGVCSKVFTAQLLNPVLPQFTNVTFENHVLTLTSSNPTGGVLEFSIDGGVTWQNSNIFYNVLNNSNYTLMVRVKDAKCSTTLEFYTFLISNAITPNSDGKNDVIDFSGISKYNNFAASIFNRYGQELFKATRSDAIWRGTIKDLNVPTATYWYRVQWDNPASKKLELRTGWILLKNRN; encoded by the coding sequence ATGTTAAATTGGAGGACAAGAAGTTTATTTTTTGCTTTACTTTTAATACTTATTGGCAATTCCGCTTTCTCTCAGAATAAAAGAATAGAAAAAGCGAAAAATCCTACATCGGTATCAATGAAGGCAGGGGCATTTATAGATATAAATGCTGCAGGGTATCCTGAGACAAACTTTAGTGTTGAGCAACTTGTAAAAAATGTTTTAATAGCAGGAGGATCCACGTGCTCTACAGCAAATGTTAGCAATGTTGTAGTTTCTCCAAATTTATCCGTCAGTGATCTGAACAGAAGCTGGGGATATTTCAACAAAGGAACTACCAATTTCCCATTTGAAAAAGGTATTGTTCTTACGACCGGTTTTGCGAGAAGAGCCGGAAATGATTTTCAGGGAACATTAAGTGATCATTTAACAACTGGAGGAGATGTAGATCTTGCGAATGCATTAGGCGTACCAAATTCACAATTGAATGATGCTACTTTTATAGAATTTGATTTCGTTCCGACTTCTACTGAAGTTAAATTCAGATACATCTTTGCTTCAAAAGAATATTTTGACAATTTTACATGTAATATTTCGGATGGTTTTGCTTTATTATTAAAAAAATCAACCGATCCTAATTATACCAACCTTGCACTTCTTCCGAACGGAACTCCTGTAAGTGTTACGAATATTATTCCGTCAAGCTTACCTTGCGGACCAAAAAATGAACAGTATTTTGGTGGTTTAAATAATCCTCAGATACAAACCAACTTTAATGGGCGTACCGTTCCGTTAACTGCTACTGCAACGGTAATTCCGGGGCAGACGTATCATTTTAAAATGGTATTGGCAGATTATCAGGATAGAAATTTTGATTCTGGAGTTTTCTTGGAAGCCGGATCTTTTGATATTGGAGTTAAAATTTTAGATCCTGCAGGCGTTGCGCTTCCTGGATCTATCAATGTTTGTGATAATACACCAACGGTTCTTACAGCATCTGCAAATATTCCGGGGGCTACTTATGTATGGCTATTAGGAACTACACCTATTCCTGGAGCTACATCTATAAGTTATACGGCAACTCAGCCGGGAATTTATACTGTTCAGGTTTTTATACCGGGAAATTCATGTCCGGGAACAGCAAGTGTAACAATTGTGGGAGGAACTTCTCCTACAGTTCAGAATGCAACATTAACAGCATGTTATGCGCCGGGAAATGCAATATTTAATTTAACCTCAGCTCAAGCATCAATTAGTACAACGCCGGGAGCTACATTTGCCTATTATACAACGTTAGCTGATGCCAATGCCGGAAATGCAAATACAATTCCTACTCCTACAGCTTATCCAAGTGCGGGAGGTACAGTATATGTTCAGGTGAAAACAGGTTTCTGTGCAAAAGTGGCAGAATTACAGTTGGTAAAAGCACCTCAGATGACGGCAACTATTGCTCCGCCAACAGTTTTAACTTGTACAAATTCACAAATAACATTAAACGCTTCTACATCGGTATATCCTACAGGTTCTACATTCAACTGGACAACCGTAGGAGGAAATATTGTTTCTGGTGGAAATACATTAACACCGGTTATTAATAACGCCGGAACCTACACTTTAACAATTACAAAAAATTATCAGCCCGGAAACCTTAATTGTACAGCGACAGCAACAGTGACAGTAACGGGGGACAGTGCGCCGCCAGCAACGGGATTAACTGCAACTAAAGTTTTAATCTGCGCCGGAGAATCTGTTACTTTAACAGCTACAGGAGGAGCTACATATAACTGGCAGGGCGGTTTACCAGGTAACGGAAATACACAGGTTGTAACGCCTGCTACCACAACAACCTATACAGTAACAGCTGTTGGTGCTAATGGCTGTGTATCTCAAAATCCTGCAACGATTACGATTGTGGTTTCTCAACCGATTACTGTGCAAAATGCGACATTATTAAAATGTTATCAGCCAGGAAATATCATTTATGATTTAACCTCAGCGCAACCACAAATAACGTCTGCCGGTACAGCAACTTTTGCTTATTATTTACTTCAGGCAGATGCTAATGCAGGAAACGCAAATACAATTCCTACACCTACTGCATATCCAAGTGCTGCCAATCAGACAATTTATGTATTGGTTAAAAATGGAGGGTGTAGCTATGTTGTGACATTACAATTAGTAAGAACAGCAGAAACAACATTAACAATAGCGACTCCGCAAACAATAACGTGTACAACAAATCAGGTTACCATAAATGCCGGAGCATCTGTAATTCCTGCAGGTTCTACCATTGCATGGACAACCGTAGGAGGAAATATCGTTTCTGGAGCTAATACTTTAACACCTGCCGTAAATGCAGGAGGCACTTATACTTTAACGGTTTCAAATGTAACACAACCCGGAAACTTAACATGTACCTACACTGCAACAGTTACAGTTATTGAAAATAAAACAATTCCAGTAGCGGGGCTTACCTCTTCTGTGGCTCAGATTTGTGTCGGAGAATCGGTTACTTTAACAGCTACGGGCGGAGCTACTTATAATTGGGGAACTCTTCCGGGTAGTGGAAATACTCAGGTTGTTTCGCCTACGACGACGACTGTATATACCGTTTTTGCGATAGGAGCAAATGGATGTATCTCTGCAACTCCTGCAACGGTTACAGTTATAGTTGGTCCTCCAACAGCGGGAGTTTCAGCTAATAAATCGAAGATTTGTGTCGGAGAATCTGTTACTTTAACAGCTACAGGAGGTATTACTTATAACTGGGTTGGATTAACCGGAAACGGGAATACTCAGATTGTTTCTCCTACAGTTACTACAGAATATTCTGTGTATGCATTAGGTGGGAATGGGTGTAGCTCAGTACTTCCTGCAAAAATTACTATTGAGGTTGTTCCGGCGATTGTTTCTACATTGCAAGATGTGTTTGTCTGTGTTGGAGATAAAGGTATTTTAGATGCCGGAGCTGGTCCTAACTATACTTATTTATGGAGTAATGGTGCTACTACGCAAACGATATCTACAGATGTTGTGGGAACTTATTCAGTGACGATAAGTAATGGAGTTTGTTCTAAAGTTTTCACTGCACAATTGTTAAACCCAGTATTGCCTCAGTTTACCAACGTTACCTTTGAAAATCATGTTCTTACGCTTACCTCTAGCAATCCTACGGGAGGAGTTTTAGAATTTTCTATTGACGGAGGAGTAACATGGCAGAATTCTAATATATTCTATAATGTTTTAAATAACAGCAATTATACCTTGATGGTTAGGGTTAAAGATGCGAAATGTAGTACTACATTAGAATTTTACACATTCTTAATCAGTAATGCGATTACACCAAACTCGGATGGTAAGAATGACGTTATAGATTTCTCAGGAATCAGTAAGTATAATAATTTTGCCGCTTCTATTTTCAACAGATATGGCCAGGAGTTATTTAAAGCGACTAGGTCTGATGCTATTTGGAGAGGAACAATAAAGGATCTTAATGTACCTACCGCTACTTATTGGTATAGAGTTCAATGGGATAATCCTGCAAGTAAAAAGCTTGAATTAAGAACAGGCTGGATCTTATTAAAGAATAGAAATTAA
- a CDS encoding choice-of-anchor L domain-containing protein, with protein MKRYLPFFFFFLFSSTSLFSQNAPPRKPQIKKLSASTAKAGALIDVNAPGYNESNFTMEQLVKDVLISSGTNSCITPSVSNVVVTPNLPASNANRAWGYFHKSTSNFPFKDGIVLVTGKANRTGNTPDTGLSDVVGTGSDPDLVAATNPSKPLNDAVILEFDFVPTSSQVKFNYIMASEEYTGSYPCSFADSFALLIKPTSGGPYVNMAVLPNAGGPVSITNIHPAITGFGGCAAVNEQYFAGYNPPIGDTNLNGRTVPLTATATVVAGQQYHFKMVIADAGDTAFDSAVFLEGGSFKIGVDLLDPSGATLPSDINVCDNVPQVITASVSDPNLLYQWFLNGVAINGATTNTITATQPGSYTIEVSVPGNPCPGKASIQIHGGTTPTAQDASLLLCTTPDITTFDLSTAMPLISTTPGAIFRFYQNQADAIAQNNNFITTPLNYNGNDGQILYVVVSNGGFCSKMIELKLSKEVTPKATLVSSRIKICPGESVNLTATGGNTYLWNNFLGTGPTQTVTLFNTTTFTVYAIGAKGCKSLQPATITVEVVPEIVTPLKDVEMCLGDRVILDAGAGPNYKYLWNTGATTQTISVDEWGIYTVEIDNGICKKIFTVKVMGAPSPFVSNINYGNGTLTITAENPPINNIQGVLEYSVDGGITWQQSNVFTGLQSNTTYNIQVRVVGTHCMGALEFFTLQISNIITPNQDGVNDVLDLTSLGEFKNFTGSIYDRYGVEMFRFSKQNPIWNGTVAGKRLPTATYWYKFNFDYPKSKAQMNWSGWILLKNRE; from the coding sequence ATGAAGAGATATCTACCGTTTTTTTTCTTTTTTTTATTCAGTTCGACATCATTATTCTCGCAAAATGCACCACCTAGAAAACCTCAAATAAAAAAGCTTTCGGCTTCAACTGCCAAAGCGGGGGCTCTTATTGATGTAAATGCTCCTGGATATAATGAATCAAATTTTACGATGGAGCAATTGGTGAAGGATGTATTGATATCATCAGGAACCAATTCGTGTATTACACCCAGCGTTTCCAACGTTGTTGTAACTCCAAATTTACCGGCCAGTAATGCAAATAGAGCTTGGGGTTATTTTCATAAATCAACAAGTAATTTTCCTTTTAAAGATGGGATTGTTTTAGTGACAGGAAAAGCTAACCGTACAGGAAATACACCCGACACAGGTCTTAGTGATGTAGTGGGGACAGGTAGTGACCCAGACTTAGTCGCGGCAACCAATCCAAGTAAACCTTTGAACGATGCGGTAATCTTAGAATTTGATTTCGTTCCGACGTCATCTCAGGTTAAATTTAATTACATAATGGCTTCTGAAGAATATACAGGCAGTTATCCTTGTAGTTTTGCAGATTCATTTGCTTTATTAATTAAACCCACTTCAGGAGGACCATATGTTAACATGGCTGTATTGCCGAATGCCGGGGGTCCTGTAAGTATTACAAATATTCACCCTGCGATTACAGGTTTTGGAGGATGTGCTGCCGTAAATGAACAATATTTTGCAGGTTATAACCCTCCAATTGGTGATACCAACCTTAATGGTAGAACAGTTCCTCTTACTGCTACAGCAACTGTAGTAGCAGGACAGCAATATCATTTTAAAATGGTAATTGCTGATGCAGGAGATACAGCTTTTGATTCAGCGGTATTTTTAGAAGGAGGATCTTTTAAGATTGGGGTAGATTTATTAGACCCTTCGGGAGCTACTTTACCTTCAGATATTAATGTTTGTGATAATGTACCGCAAGTAATCACAGCATCTGTGAGTGATCCTAATTTATTATATCAGTGGTTCCTTAACGGTGTGGCTATTAATGGTGCTACAACAAATACAATTACGGCTACTCAGCCGGGAAGTTATACTATTGAAGTAAGCGTTCCGGGGAATCCTTGTCCTGGAAAAGCATCAATTCAAATTCATGGAGGAACGACGCCGACTGCTCAGGATGCAAGTTTGCTTTTGTGCACCACTCCTGATATTACAACGTTCGACTTATCGACTGCTATGCCGTTAATAAGTACAACCCCAGGTGCAATATTCCGTTTTTATCAAAATCAGGCAGATGCAATCGCTCAAAACAACAATTTTATTACCACTCCATTAAACTATAATGGAAATGACGGCCAGATTCTATATGTAGTTGTTTCAAATGGAGGATTCTGTAGTAAGATGATTGAGTTGAAATTATCAAAAGAAGTAACACCTAAAGCGACTTTGGTTTCTTCCAGAATTAAAATATGCCCGGGAGAATCAGTAAATTTAACAGCTACAGGAGGCAATACTTACTTATGGAATAACTTTTTAGGTACAGGACCAACTCAAACTGTTACTTTATTTAATACAACAACATTTACAGTGTATGCTATCGGAGCTAAAGGGTGTAAATCTTTACAGCCGGCAACAATAACGGTGGAAGTGGTTCCGGAAATTGTAACTCCATTGAAAGATGTAGAAATGTGTCTTGGAGACAGAGTAATCTTGGATGCAGGAGCAGGTCCTAATTACAAGTATTTATGGAATACTGGCGCTACAACGCAGACTATTTCAGTAGATGAATGGGGAATTTACACAGTTGAAATTGATAACGGAATTTGTAAGAAAATCTTCACTGTAAAAGTAATGGGAGCACCTTCACCTTTTGTTTCTAATATCAATTATGGAAACGGTACTTTAACAATTACGGCCGAAAACCCGCCAATCAATAATATTCAGGGAGTTCTAGAGTATTCTGTTGATGGAGGTATTACTTGGCAGCAATCGAATGTATTTACAGGATTGCAGAGTAATACGACATACAATATTCAGGTGAGGGTAGTAGGTACACATTGTATGGGAGCGCTTGAGTTCTTTACACTGCAGATTTCAAACATTATTACACCTAACCAAGATGGCGTAAATGATGTGCTGGATCTTACATCACTTGGAGAGTTCAAAAACTTCACAGGTTCTATCTACGACAGATACGGAGTTGAGATGTTCAGATTCTCAAAACAAAATCCTATCTGGAATGGTACGGTAGCAGGTAAGAGATTGCCGACGGCTACTTATTGGTACAAATTCAACTTTGATTATCCAAAATCAAAAGCTCAGATGAACTGGTCTGGTTGGATCTTATTAAAGAATAGAGAATAA